The Candidatus Hydrogenedens sp. genome has a segment encoding these proteins:
- a CDS encoding TIGR03915 family putative DNA repair protein yields the protein MNWLTDKKPDHDTNELFPSQEERTISQLIRELHHCPNTIKKTIYYYLLSETADLASIETFIRQSIQTKYRPIENIHNPSVYNILRIARQVQRQIHKLQGLLRFKEIEGDYLYASFSSDFDVIVPLTLYFSQRLNTERIILHDTKRHKAMYAEHGKLYTIQVNGKLPADTPEEVYFQTLWRQYFETVSIEQRKNKKLQKQNVPLKFQSWVSEFKSNTIPFPYLHKESIDTMIKDIMTQIFDK from the coding sequence ATGAACTGGCTAACAGATAAAAAACCAGACCACGATACCAATGAATTATTCCCTTCACAAGAAGAAAGAACAATTTCCCAGCTTATCAGAGAACTCCATCACTGTCCAAATACTATTAAAAAAACAATCTACTATTATCTTCTTTCTGAAACAGCTGACCTTGCCTCTATTGAAACATTTATCCGACAATCCATTCAAACAAAGTATAGACCAATAGAAAACATACATAACCCTTCAGTTTACAATATTTTACGGATTGCCCGACAAGTACAACGACAGATTCATAAGTTGCAGGGACTTCTCCGTTTTAAGGAAATAGAAGGTGATTACCTTTATGCTTCGTTCTCCTCTGATTTTGACGTGATTGTTCCATTGACTTTATATTTTTCACAACGGCTCAATACCGAACGTATTATTCTGCACGATACAAAACGACATAAAGCCATGTATGCCGAGCATGGCAAACTTTATACCATACAGGTAAATGGTAAACTTCCTGCAGATACGCCAGAGGAAGTATATTTTCAGACTTTATGGCGACAGTATTTTGAAACGGTAAGTATTGAGCAACGAAAAAATAAAAAACTTCAAAAACAGAATGTCCCATTAAAATTTCAATCATGGGTAAGCGAGTTTAAGAGTAATACAATACCTTTTCCTTATTTACATAAGGAATCTATAGACACAATGATTAAAGACATCATGACCCAAATTTTTGATAAATAA
- a CDS encoding putative DNA modification/repair radical SAM protein — MFIKHSPSALQKLSLLVNGAKYDVSCASSGVQRNATLGKLGSTLSGGLCHSWSSDGRCISLLKTLQTNYCTNNCAYCVNRCKNNIERTFIQPDELAKITYEFYRRNYIEGLFLSSGIMHNPNRTMELMLDTVKILRTRYQFNGYIHLKILPGAEDNAIEEAILWADRVSINIELPTQSSLQQLAPQKDMNQILHTIQKVNSIRERLMYTYRGKGYLARSGQSTQMVIGASPESDRVILTLTEYLYKKQRLKRVYYSAYVPINEDTYLPAITTKPPLQREHRLYQADWLLRFYGFSIDEILSEQEPNLNEQFDPKVWWALNHLHLFPIEITKADLNQLLRVPGIGPISAKRILRARKGTILDLDMLKKLGVAIKRAKYFITVKGKYYGGIALNSPHMLATQLKDENTQTSTDAMDLFQYELANR, encoded by the coding sequence ATGTTTATAAAACATTCTCCGTCTGCCCTTCAAAAATTGTCCTTGTTAGTTAATGGGGCAAAATATGATGTTTCTTGTGCCTCAAGTGGTGTTCAGAGGAATGCCACGCTGGGTAAATTAGGTTCTACTCTTAGTGGAGGGTTATGTCATAGTTGGTCATCGGATGGAAGATGTATTTCCTTATTAAAAACATTACAAACAAATTATTGCACCAATAACTGTGCTTACTGTGTTAATCGTTGCAAAAACAATATTGAACGTACCTTTATTCAACCTGATGAGTTAGCAAAGATTACGTATGAGTTTTATCGTAGAAATTATATTGAAGGGCTATTTTTAAGTTCTGGAATTATGCATAATCCAAACCGCACGATGGAGTTGATGTTAGACACTGTAAAGATTCTGCGAACCCGTTATCAGTTTAATGGTTATATCCATTTAAAAATTTTACCTGGTGCTGAGGACAACGCTATTGAGGAAGCCATCCTCTGGGCAGATAGAGTGAGTATCAATATCGAGTTGCCAACTCAATCTTCATTACAACAATTAGCCCCGCAAAAAGATATGAACCAAATTCTCCATACTATTCAGAAAGTTAATAGCATACGTGAACGTCTAATGTATACATATAGGGGAAAAGGATACCTTGCCCGTAGTGGGCAAAGTACTCAAATGGTTATAGGGGCAAGTCCAGAAAGTGATAGGGTCATATTAACACTCACAGAGTATCTATATAAAAAACAACGACTAAAACGAGTATATTATTCTGCATACGTGCCTATTAATGAGGATACCTACCTCCCCGCTATTACCACTAAACCACCTTTACAGAGGGAACACCGACTTTATCAAGCGGACTGGCTCCTCCGTTTTTATGGCTTTTCAATTGATGAAATCCTATCCGAACAAGAGCCCAATTTAAATGAACAATTCGACCCGAAAGTGTGGTGGGCACTAAATCATTTGCACTTATTCCCTATCGAAATTACAAAGGCAGATTTGAATCAGCTTTTGCGGGTTCCAGGCATAGGTCCTATTTCTGCAAAACGAATTCTCCGTGCAAGAAAAGGGACAATACTTGACCTTGATATGTTGAAAAAGTTAGGAGTCGCCATAAAGAGGGCAAAATATTTTATAACTGTTAAGGGGAAATATTATGGGGGGATAGCCTTAAATAGTCCTCACATGTTAGCCACACAGTTAAAAGATGAGAATACTCAAACCTCTACTGACGCAATGGATTTGTTTCAATATGAACTGGCTAACAGATAA